Proteins encoded by one window of Rhodamnia argentea isolate NSW1041297 chromosome 6, ASM2092103v1, whole genome shotgun sequence:
- the LOC115731777 gene encoding uncharacterized protein LOC115731777: MDDLALDPDHVENSSLRPKSTGMRGLLDIPQAQERIQEVEGTYNIPQIGLFVFSKVEVPEKFKMPNFEKYDGTSNPVQDIQMYQAMMNKYVANGPLMVQTFQASPKDAAMRWYTDYEVYRMEDWEKVANAFIKHFNFNLDIVTSREDLEQAEMKKGETIKQYATRWRNIISQLKPMPPEPELMRLFVSTLPRAMRSCILGTVATSFSHLILMGEEVEIGLRKGWYDEPSSSGKRIASKRDKEPSTEINMAYTQHAPAQIPNIQIAALQLTSHGR, encoded by the exons atggatgaccttGCTCTCGACCCCGATCATGTTGAGAATTCCTCGCTCCGGCCTAAATCTACGGGCATGAGAGGACTTCTTGACATCCCTCAAGCTCAAGAG AGGATACAAGAGGTGGAAGGGACatacaacataccccagattggcCTATTCGTCTTCTCGAAGGTCGAAGTGCCAGAGAAGTTTAAGATGCCTAACTTTGAGAAGTACGATGGCACTTCCAATCCAGTTCAAGATATCCAGATGTATCAGGCTATGATGAATAAGTATGTAGCTAATGGCCCTTTGATGGTCCAAACTTTTCaggctagtccgaaagatgcaGCCATGAGATGGTACACGGATTATGAGGTTTACCGGATGGAAGACTGGGAGAAAGTAGCCAATGCATTCATCaagcattttaattttaatctgGACATTGTCACTTCTAGGGAAGATTTGGAACAGGCAGAAATGAAGAAGGGCGAAACAAttaagcagtatgccaccaggtggaggaatatCATATCGCAGCTAAAACCAATGCCGCCCGAACCGGAACTCATGAGATTGTTTGTCTCTACCCTTCCTCGGGCTATGCGGTCTTGCATCCTTGGAACCGTGGCCACCTCGTTCAGTCATCTCATTTTGATGGGTGAAGAAGTAGAGATTGGATTGAGGAAAGGATGGTACGACGAACCTAGTTCTTCCGGGAAGCGAATTGCTAGCAAGAGAGATAAGGAGCCATCCACCGAGATCAACATGGCTTACACACAGCATGCTCCGGCTCAAATCCCCAACATACAGATTGCCGCTCTACAGCTAACTAGCCATGGTCGCTAG